From the Manis javanica isolate MJ-LG chromosome 13, MJ_LKY, whole genome shotgun sequence genome, one window contains:
- the EZR gene encoding ezrin, translated as MPKPINVRVTTMDAELEFAIQPNTTGKQLFDQVVKTIGLREVWYFGLQYVDNKGFPTWLKLDKKVSAQEVRKENPLQFKFRAKFYPEDVSEELIQDITQKLFFLQVKEGILSDEIYCPPETAVLLGSYAVQAKFGDYNKDLHKSGYLSSERLIPQRVMDQHKLSRDQWEDRIQVWHAEHRGMLKDNAMLEYLKIAQDLEMYGINYFEIKNKKGTDLWLGVDALGLNIYEKDDKLTPKIGFPWSEIRNISFNDKKFVIKPIDKKAPDFVFYAPRLRINKRILQLCMGNHELYMRRRKPDTIEVQQMKAQAREEKHQKQLERQQLETEKKRRETVEREKEQMMREKEELMLRLQDFEQKTKKAEKELSDQIQRALQLEEERKRAQEEAERLEADRMAALRAKEELERQAVDQIKSQEQLAAELAEYTAKIALLEEARRRKEDEVEEWQHRAKEAQDDLVKTKEELHLVMAAPPPPPPPVYEPVSYHVQENLQEEGPEYTGYSAELSSEGILDDRNEEKRITEAEKNERVQRQLMTLSSELSQARDENKRTHNDIIHNENMRQGRDKYKTLRQIRQGNTKQRIDEFEAM; from the exons GTGGTTAAGACTATTGGCCTTCGGGAAGTGTGGTACTTTGGCCTCCAGTATGTGGATAATAAAGGATTTCCTACCTGGCTGAAACTTGATAAAAAG GTGTCCGCACAGGAGGTCAGAAAGGAGAATCCTCTCCAGTTCAAGTTCAGGGCCAAGTTCTACCCAGAAGATGTGTCTGAGGAGCTCATCCAGGACATCACACAGAAGCTCTTCTTCCTGCAAGTGAAGGAGGGGATTCTCAGCGATGAGATCTACTGCCCTCCGGAGACAGCAGTGCTCCTCGGCTCCTACGCTGTGCAAGCCAAGTTTGGAGACTACAACAAGGACTTGCACAAGTCTGGGTACCTCAGCTCTGAGCGGCTGATTCCCCAGAG GGTCATGGACCAGCACAAGCTCAGCCGGGACCAGTGGGAGGACCGCATCCAGGTGTGGCACGCCGAGCACCGCGGGATGCTCAA AGATAATGCCATGCTGGAGTATCTGAAGATTGCCCAGGACCTGGAAATGTATGGAATCAACTACTTtgagataaaaaataagaaaggaacagATCTTTGGCTTGGAGTCGATGCCCTTGGACTAAATATTTATGAGAAAGATGATAA GTTGACTCCAAAGATTGGCTTCCCGTGGAGTGAAATCAGGAACATCTCTTTCAATGACAAAAAGTTTGTCATTAAGCCTATCGACAAGAAGGCGCCT GACTTCGTGTTCTACGCCCCCCGCCTGCGCATTAACAAGCGGATCCTGCAGCTCTGCATGGGGAACCACGAGCTATACATGCGCCGCAGGAAGCCCGACACCATCGAGGTGCAGCAGATGAAGGCCCAGGCCCGAGAGGAGAAGCATCAGAAGCAGCTGGAGCG GCAGCAGCTGGAAAcggagaagaagaggagagagactgtggagagagaaaaggagcagaTGATGCGGGAGAAGGAGGAGCTGATGCTTAGGCTTCAGGATTTTGAACAGAAAaccaagaaggcagagaaag AGCTCTCGGACCAGATTCAGAGAGCCCTgcagctggaggaggagaggaagcgAGCCCAGGAGGAGGCCGAGCGCCTGGAGGCCGACCGCATGGCCGCGCTGCGTGCCAAGGAAGAGCTGGAGAGGCAAGCGGTGGATCAGATAAAGAGCCAGGAGCAGCTG GCTGCCGAGCTCGCAGAGTACACCGCCAAGATTGCCCTCTTGGAAGAGGCACGGCGGCGCAAGGAGGACGAGGTTGAGGAGTGGCAGCACCGG GCCAAAGAGGCCCAGGATGACTTGGTGAAGACCAAGGAGGAGCTGCACCTGGTGATGGCCGCCCCACCACCCCCGCCGCCCCCCGTGTATGAGCCGGTGAGCTACCACGTCCAGGAGAACCTGCAGGAGGAGGGCCCCGAGTACACGGGCTACAGCGCCGAGCTCTCCAGCGAGGGCATCCTGGACGACCGCAACGAGGAGAAGCGCATCACCGAGGCCGAGAAGAATGAGCGTGTGCAGCGGCAGCTGATG ACCCTGAGCAGTGAGCTGTCCCAGGCCAGAGACGAGAACAAGAGGACCCACAACGACATCATCCACAATGAGAACATGCGGCAAGGCCGGGACAAGTACAAGACGCTGCGGCAGATCCGGCAGGGCAACACCAAGCAGCGCATCGATGAGTTCGAGGCCATGTGA